Genomic segment of Salvia hispanica cultivar TCC Black 2014 chromosome 2, UniMelb_Shisp_WGS_1.0, whole genome shotgun sequence:
CCGCTTCTTTGAAGACTGTATCCTTCTGAGAAAATACTATACTAATTCTGTTTGTTTGTTCTTTTCTATATTGTCATCTTAACTGTGAATCACTCagacaagaaaaatgaaaataaggaCGTTGCAGTCGATGACTTTCTTCCCGCCACGGTAGCTTATGAAGCAGTCCAATCTTCCATGTGAGTGCTCATATTTGATAATGTATCAGCATCCTCAGCCTTAGCTTGTCCATCAACTTAGTAACCTTTTGTGAATGCTTTTCtggattttcatttaaattagtTTGACCAAACATTTCCAGTTCATTATTTTCACCATTTTGATATGATACAATGGCTTGTGTGATGCAGGGATCTATATGCAGAGTATATAGTGGAGAGCTTAAGGCGGTAGTTTTCCACAAGCAATGATGTATACTTGATAAGATTGCAACACTTCTATACAGTATAAGATGATGacgaataatattttaattgatcgAATAGGATAGCTTATTTGTTACTTACTCCATGTAAAATGGGATTGGCCTGATTCATTATTCCCTTTCTTCATCTGTATACGACCTTACTATTTCTATGGTTATTCCATTTCTTCCTGCAGCTCAGGTATGTATTTCTAAGGccatatgattttaatttgtcaaaTTGCTATTACCAACTCTCATATTCATATCTCACCGTTAGTTATCTATTCCCCTCTTACACACATGCTTGTATGGTTGTTAATCCGATCTCGCCAGGGGATTTCGGATCAATCCTACTTGAGTTGTGGATTAATCGGGTGTGAACTAATTAGACCAGTTCTACTAGGACTTCGGACTAATCGGATTGTAATTACACTGACATCCCTAGTTGATGTGTGTGATAATTGTACcttaattacaatttacaagtCTCTAGCATTCagtcatttaaaaaaaaaaaaaatcaattgctactctcttcatctcacacaaattttaatgcaaaatttgtaagttaaatagagaaaaaataaaaaatggttaaagagagagaaagatagaaaaagAAGTGGAATTAGTATTAGTGGATTatgacatttattttttaaaataaaataaaaatttatttctaaaagaCGGACCATGTTATATTTATCTAGAGAAGGAAAAATTacgaattaaaataatttaagacTACATTCATCATTTAAAGATGGATAAACACATTTAGAAACTTGTATTAATACAATTTATTTGGTCTACAAATTTTTGGTTCATTATTAAGTcattatattaatagattTGTTTCGCTAGATCGttttacaatttttcatttcattaggtCTTTATAGTAAtgtatttatagtatttcagaatttaattaactttcttgaattaattaaatttatttatttattctcttatttattttaaaattaacattgcgatattaactaaaaaattattgaaaaaatgaaaaaaattataaattgataacagacaatattaataaatattgtatttaatttttccaatGATTCTTGAGTTAAGTGAGTTAGTAttacaattgaattaatttaaaataaataagaaaataaatagataaatgtaattaacacaaaaaaaaaaaaattaaataatgaagttaaataaaatatccaaccaaatataattaaaggtATAAAtcttttaaatcaaaatacattaatataaGAATTTAACTAAACGAAAATTAGTAAAAGGACCCAATGAAACAAAATGCATCTATACAATGATCTAATGAAccaaatatttatagaatgaTCTAATGAAATACTAAAATGTATTAGTGCAAAGATCTTTATAACATTAGCAATAGTGACCTATTTCTAGAGTCCATCTCAGAGTCtatctccatttttttctGTCACATCAGCAAGCTCATTTCAGAGTCTATCTCTCTGCAATGAGAGTCCTTCCCATAGCCTATCTCATTTCtacatcatcactattttattccactttaATTGTTGATGTAAATTAAAGACAACATAATATacggaaaaaaatatatttcattttaaaaactaaGTAAAGCATAAATGtctaaattatataaataaaattacataataaattcattcttTGATGTATTACAATATTGGAAAAATTCATGTGGGTGTGAAATGAAGGAGTGGAGATTGAGGTATTTataataggaaaagaaaattaaaaatttaatttaaaaaaaaaatgaaaatcggCTGGGGCGATTGATAGGGCATGGGGCGAAGGCGTTGGGGAAGGGCAATGGGCTCCCTCCCCAGAGCCGATCGGAGGCGATCCGATGGCCGATCGCTCGGCCCTTGCGATCGGCTACCACTGCTATGCTCTCAgatatatttttccttttaagtattcatatatgatttaaaatgtaGTACAAAGACCATTAGATATATTTTGCTTTTAACTATTCGTATATGATTAAATGTGGAACTTTTGAGCATCATTTCATTCAGAAGTtgaaatattactccctctgtcctacATTAATACTCATGTTGACTTTTTTACATTcgtttttataaaaatgataataaataattaaaataaagaaaatgtaaaataagagagagaataatgtagaaaagaCTAGTATAACTTACGTAATATGGATAAAATCACATCTAGAGCTTAGAAAATCTACTTACTGATACGAACTCACGTGGCGGACCCACAACGAGGGCCATGACGAGGCGGCTTCGAGAAGGACTTGCCACGTTCATTCAAAAAACCACGTGGGAGGGGCCTATGAAGACGGAGGAGCCGCCGGTGAAGATCGTGCTGAAAAATGAAGGCCAACCGGGGAAGGAGGAAGTCGTAAGTCAAAATTTGCACATGCAGCTGGATTCAATAAGTATTCCGCCTATCGAAATGGCGTCCAAATACTCTGAAAGTGCCACAAATGTCTTCCTcctcgaaagagcttcgcgtgggtaccttgcACGCCTCGATCGGAGTCCGGTGGAGAGAGTTATAGACGATTTACTAAAGCCGCGCAGAGAAAGGCGGGGAGCTCCAGAAGGAACACCCGGGCGGGTTTTTTGCACTCTGAAaatcacccgaccgggtgaaaTGGCGAATGGCAAGGGGGAGTCCAGAAAGAACAGccgaccgggtgttttgcACCCGCCAATTtacccgaccgggtgaattGTCCGATacttagattttgtgggccaaatttgctatttttggacccttagtataaatatcttttgatgtcatttcttttcctaGATTTTGGCTGAAACTATATGCTTGAGAGAATTGTTCCTCTTGAAGAGGGTTTCCTATCTAATTCCTAGATTTAGGTTGCTTGTTTCATCAATTCCTAATGAAGTATGGATCGAGTATAGGTATGCTTCAAGGTTTGTTGTTTCTCTTGAACTAGCCATGGTTGCATTGTTCGCTATGTTGTAAGTGCTTAAGCTTGCTtcatcaatgactatgtatccCAATTTCCACATTATCcaatgttatttccttttttattcatCTTAGTTGTCTTATTTCTTGTTGGATTGccttttattgattaatagAAAATCTACTTCACCAAAATATTAGATCAATCACCTACAATTTGGGTTTttcttgggaaatggatcttGTAATACTTGGATCCACATCACTTACTctgtcattttatttcaagattataattaactttgagtatcttcttttaaaattaaaacttgaaACGCAAGAACTAACTTTTGAGCATTATCTCATTTGAAGCTcgaaataccaaaaataactTATGTGTAGCATTATTGCAAATCTAGCCAACACGCATAATGTGGCAAACCTGATCAAGGACCTACACTGGTCGCGGATGAGAGTTATAACcagcaaaatataaaatgtctTAAATACATTCATCCAACACTTGAGCATTGAAGAGGAAGTCTTGAGTGTTAGAGATCCGTAAGCCGAAAGTAGTGTTCAAATTCATGTGGGATAGAAACTGTGAGCCACCGAAAACCGGGGAAAGAACATGAGGTCGCCACTATGTCGAACCCAGCGACCCGCTGACTCACGTAAGCACTCCAGGTTCTTATCAACGAATCACCAAGTTCACTACTTTTTCGTATCCAATGACTCACACAAACGGTCCAGACGCTTAACAACCAGTCACCGGGTTCACCACCATGTCGAActtaatgacatttttatatactacctccgtccaccaaaatttgtctcatttttccatttctgtccgtcccccaaaatttgtctcatttcacttttaccatttttggtagtggacctcatattccactaattcattcctactcacgttttattataaaactaatatataaaagtaggacacacaatctactaactttttcaactcactttccattacatttcttaaaactcgtgccgggtcaaagtgagacaaattttggtggacggaggtagtatattttagattaaagtttaaaattgGTCACATACATTTGTTCAACAAAACTTTCTAgtcatacacattaaatttgtcaatttttggCCCAAAACATTATGTTTTGCTCCATATTTAATGCTTTCATCAAAACATAACGATAAGTCGTTTGACCTATTTGATGGGTTAATATGTTGAGTACAAATCCAGACTCACATCGGGAGTCTGAGGGAAGTTTGAACTCAATTAATTTGAGACCTTTTGGGAGTGGCCCTAAATAAATTCGTGCGGGCTTGACCCAAAGCGGACTAGTTGACAATCCgaacaagtggtatcagagccaggttGAGTGGGGCCCAGGATGACTCAAGCTCGAGTTGGGCCCGTAATGTCTCGATGTGTCGAGCCAAAAACAAATCTGTGCAGGCTTGACCCAAAGTGAACAATATTAAACTAGTGCTGCAGTCGGCAATCCgaacaagtggtatcagagccaggtcTAATGAGGCCCGGATGACTCAAGTTTAAGTCGAGCCCATAATGTCTCAATGTGTCGACTGCGTGTGTCTGTTCCTGATGTGACTTGGTTTGAGGGGGAGGTTTGTTGAGTACAAACTCATCCTACATCAagcactacaaaaaaaaatcgcTATTTAGTGGCGGAAATATCCGTCACTAAATAGTGATTTTTCCGTCACTAAACGAGTTAGTGGCGGATTTAGTGCCGTGGCAATATAATCGCCGCTAAAATATCAGTGGCGGAATATTTTCCGCCACAGAAATGTAGTGGCGGATTAGCCACGGAAAATAGTCCGCCAGAGCAATTCCGCCactaaaagtttaaaatagTGGCGGATTTGGGTGAGCCATTATTAGTGGCGGAACTTGTTTCCACCACTGAAATTCCGCCACTATTCCGCCAGTACATAATACTATTTAGTGGCAGAACGAATCCGCCACAATTTATacagattttttattttatttattttattttatacctACCCTGTTGCgataattttttcaacaaatcaaTACATATTTCATGATAAAAGTAACAATAGATACACCAATACTCTTTAATTACTCATAAGACCAAAGTGTAATACTATTGAGCATCAATACAAATTCTAAAACTTTAGTTAATAGTAACAAATGATGATTCATGTTCCTTCTTAGTCTCATGTCTAGTGGAAATGTTGTTGGAAAATTTATCATCTACACATATCTTGTTCTTTCTCAGTCTCTTGAACTCCGTCCTTGTACTCCGTCTCTTTCTTTTCCAAATCTTTGATCAAACTCATCTCTTGAGCCAGCTTTTAATACATGAAACTACAAGAGTTGGTAAGAAACCAGAAAAGTTCTCAACCTTAGGTTTGCAatgcataatatatataggCCTAACATATCTTATTGATTCACatgagaaattgaagaataataaaatactacgaCGTCCAGATCATATAAGCATTCAGAATAATGATAAAGATTATAAAACTTGTTCCTAAACTTATCATAATAACTACTCTTTGACCAGCAATAACAAATACCTGTTAGCTAGAGCTTTTTGCAAGTGATATTTGCTTCCTTTCTCTAAAGCACACAAACACAGAGACAAAAATCTTTAGCATTAGTAAtagcaacaacaacaacaataacaataataaattcaatacaaaaatacCCATAAGTCATGACATAGATGATAACAGTATGTAATATATTGTCAATATCTTTCACACAAAGATGTATTGGATGCATAAGTGATGATCTAAGAGTTTGCAttcactatttattattacaatgGAAATACCTGAATAGAAGTTCTCGTGTAATGAATTGGTTGAGCAGCTATACTTTAAGTAGTCATTTGTAGGGATGTCAATAtagcccgcaacccgtgggctgacccgaatagcccgctaaatttatagggttagggtcGGAAATTTCTAAcccgataaaaataaaacccgataagcccgcacccgattaacccgcaacccgttagggccagacccgaaaacccgatgggctggcccgataacccgaaaaaatttatatttttcaattttttactcctaattcgacacgtcgttgattaattttatgacatagataactaaaaaaagataactttcaattttatggtaaatatataaattatattgaatttttattaatataataactgttaaataaattaatctcactaaaagaatatttaaatttttaacatgtattaaaatttaacgaaatatcacaaataatagtattttatgattgagtttaagcatatatatcaaatttatcataataaaatattttatattttttaaatatactaattttcatcatgatTTATTGGATTGTTCGAGCCTTAAccttatcggtagcaacccgattaacccgtcgggctagcccgaaacccgagcttttagggttagggccgaACTTTTACAacccgaaagaaatcacaacccggcaagcccgcacccgattgacccacaacccgaatagggttggcccgaaacccgatgggccgacccgattgacatccctagtcaTTTGTAACAATCTCCTCCTACAGTAAAACAATGTATACAACTTTCACTTCTACTGAATGTGAgttcataaaattaatcatgTGTTGGACAAAAATTATGGAGAAAGGGCAGCGCCTAGTTTCAGCATTCGCAACTGCATGGGAAAAGAAATACTGTACAACAGATATACATTCCTTCGCCGATGAATTCAAGATTCATTTACCAGATCAACCAAAGTAAGCCACCAAActcattttcaaattcttaTCACATAccttaatttcatgttttcttATACACTAAGGAAATTGTTGTAAGCAACAAATCACTAAATTAAGGGAAAATAATAACACTATTGAAAAAGTACTGCGATCATTATTGAAAGTTGGTGTTGCCTAATAGTGGAAATCATGACtaaaaatccaattttattactctaaTAAATCTTAGATATGAGTAAGActaaaaaactgaaatatcTGAAATGCAGATGTTGTTATTGtctgaaatagtaaaataagaaataatgaaGTTGCTATATATAGTATGGGGCATACCTTTCATGAAATTACTACACTCCATGCCATAACCTGCAACAACATTCatcaatgtttaatttttacaagCAAACCCAAATAAAGTTTCCACACTTTACACTTTACACTAAACACGTGACACACACACAAAGACCATGGCATGGAATGGTACATGGATTACCTGGTGGCGACGACAGTTGTTGTGAAACGCGAGTGGGCGACAACATGAAGCTGGAGAGCGCGAAACGGCGGTGGAAAGGCTGAGCGGCGAATATGGCGGTGGCGGGGCTGCGTGGAATGGCGGAGCGGGGAAGAATTTAGCGCAATAGTGAAGGGAATGAAAAGCGTAAATGTGCTAGATTTGCTCGGGCTCGGTAAAACGGTGTGGAAAATCCGCCACTATAattcttttataatatttatatattttattgaaaaatgatttGTAGTGGCGGAATTAATCACTTACAGATATGCAAATTAAAATACGCCACTTTTCCGTTAATTCCGCCACTAAATTTCTTTGACGGATTATCCGCCATCTGCCGATACCTCTTGCGGAATATTTCCGCCACTATTTTTTCGCCACTAATATAGactttttttgtagtgaagAGTCTAAGCGAAATTGGaatgtgtatataattttCACCTTTTTTGGGTCCTCAAAAGGTTACAtcaatagaattttttttaataattttaaaatttatttaaattcttcTTTAAATGCCCTTCTCTCTACTActacaaaatttgtttataaatatatttttgcccctcAAGTCAAATCCTGGCTACGCCCCTgcatttaacacactattcttaaactctatgccgaaaaaaaatgtctctattaacaaggaacTAAATAGATTTTGTTTTGCGCAAATGTACGagaccattttttattttaaaaaataattgaccgttaattttttaaaaccaaaatataattatttatgattaatactATCACACGCACCAAAATATTCTTAGCAAATGTATATAACTTGAACTTTAGTCTAAATTTTAATACGATAAGCgcaaattttccatattttattcttcctaTTTGGCTATTTGTGAATTGTGACACAGTTTCAggtcaatattttttttatcaaaattgattattataaCTCGTATTCCAAGTTATCATTATTGGACGAATTCGTCGTGGCCCTAAGAAAAACTTACTATAAATGAGAGACGAATTCAATTGATCATAATCAAACGCAATCactttgataaaatgaaaaaaaacagatatttaaagaaaaaacattTTGCATAACATTTAGCAATAAAAGATTATAatgcaataataattaaattaaaaatgtatactagtccatttttcatataaatatctTCCTCGCAAAAAGTACACAGAAAACTAAAACCCCAAACCCGTTTCCAAAACCCCTCTTCTCACCTTCAATCCAATAGACATGAACGGCAGCGGCGGCTTCAACTCCTCCACCGCCACCCCCAACTTCGATAACCTGCTGCTCCAATCCCTCATGTCCCGCCTCCAACTCCGCTCCCCGTCGCCCAATCCCGCGCCCCCCTCCTCTGCCGCCAAATCCCTCGAAGACCTCCTCTTCTCCGATTTGCTCCTCAACCTCTCCGAATCCGAATCCGATTCGGAAATCGACGActcatcctcctcctccaagACGCAGTTAGCCAAGGAAGAATCCAAGCTCGAGAAAGACATCGTCCGTACCATCCTCAGCGGCGAAATCGAGAAACTCAAACCTAACTCCGGCCAGGCTATCGCGATAGGCGAGCACCATATCTGCGTCGGTTTTCAGGAGGAGACTGGTTCCGATTATCGGGTTTGGGAGTGGCACGGGCATATTATGTTGTTTGATGAGGAGAATGGCTACACACCGGAGTATATATACGGCAATTACTTCGAAAGGCTTGGCGCGCCAAAGAGGAAATTGAACAAGGCTGTGAAGATGGGGAGCGGCGGAGATGACGACCGTGAGAAAGACAAGGTGGGGAATGTAGGGTTGAAGGAGCTTATTGAAGGTGGAAATTCAGGGAGTGGACGAGTTCTTCATCGGAATTTAAATGCCAATTCTGAGCCGCCGAGGTTTGTATGAGATGAACTTTTGTTTTCCGTTTTTATGCGTTCTGTTTTATGCTGGAAGATGCACATGATTGAGCTCGTAGTAATGGTTGTAGTGATATAGTAAGCCGTTCGCTGATGCGTGCTCGTTTGCTCAATGCTTGCCAGTAGGGTAGTTATTAATTACGAGACACGGTTCAAGTTTTCGTGCGACCATTTCTTTACATAGGGTTTATACCAGCTTCCAACCCTTTGCAATCATGTATCAATTTGATTATATCTATTAGATGTGTATTTCGTATATTTATCTATCCGTCTAAGTGTTCTTTGTGCAGTAGTTGAATTGATATTAGGAGCTCTTAGTTGTTGGCTGCAATACATGTTTATGATTGATCTAATCGTACTTAGACGgtcataaaaggaaaaatatccAGGTGAAGTGCTGGATGAGAAATGATCGAAAAGATTCATTACATCACAGCTTTCACTTGGAAATCTAGCTTGGCATTCATGTAAGTATGATGTATGCATAATAATGATTTCGTAGTCTTAGGATGGGTGACAAGGTGGTCTATGTAGTAATTTTCCAGAATCATAAACTGATATGGAACCTCCTCAGTGAGTATTACACTAGGTGCCTGAAAGCCTCAGAAAGCAGTTAGAGGGTTATGAAACTCTCTTAGAAGGAAATTATCGTTATGTTATTCGAACAGTAATAATCATTCTAGTAGATTAGTAGTTTTCCGGGTATTAGGGTGTAAAAATAAGGCAAGCTGCCAAGTGGATTATCATGAACATTCTGCACCAGATATTGCTTGGGAAGGGCGTTTTCTGTGGTTCGGGTTCCTTTCATTTCTGTGAATAAAAGTGTTGGTGTCCTGCTTTTAATGCCAATGCAACTGGTACTTCATCCTTAACTCTATTGAAACTATGCTGTAGGATTAGTTACTTCATCCTTACTGGAAAATTGCTTACtcatttatactccctctgtcccactacaagtgattgatattaattttttggttgtcccacTACAAGTTATCAATATccattttttagcaaaaaaataacacttttattctttcctattttattctagctttacttctctatttaattctttttccacttaactcaataaatattattttaataaatctcATTACCGAAAGGAATGCATCACttagtgggacggagggagtataaataatAGGTTAtcttaattgatttccttggGAACCATCTTACATCCATAGTTCAAAAAGTGGTTTCAGATGTAAATATTGCTTAACTAATTTTGAGGTAGCTAAAATGTAAAGTTGCCTTCTTTTAAGTACTAAGCAGCCTTTATGCAGTTGTCACTTACCTGACCTTAGTTAGCCAGGCAAGTCGATGTGCATTCATACAATCCTTAACATCTTCTTGTATGGGGAATATGTACAAATCATGGAACTAGGATTCCAAGAATTCTTGAATGTTAACTGTTGtcatgtttttaatttccaaattgATATACTCCACTTCTGAGAGAAAGAGGAGCAAAGTAACCAATAAAGTAGCATTTAGTTGAAATTAGAAAGGACTTCTTATACAAATGCACAATCTCTCTGTGGGATGAGATTTCCTGAACTCCGCATGCATGCAATTTCATGCCTTTTCATTTAATAGCTGGGCACATAGCTGTTTTTCAGAAGCTTATTTGCGGTTGCCTAATGTTCAATGTTGCATTTTACATCAATGGCAGGTTCTAGGTAGGAGATTGATAAAAATCAGAATCATGACCGTTTTATGGAAAAGAAGATGGAAGCAATGGATTAGTTTCATTGTGGTGAAGTTTTGTGCTTTGTCTTCGTTGAGTTTGTGTCGCCAATTGGATGCTTCTGGAGACGGGTACTTTCCgacattttattgtttttacagTACAAGAGTAGCAGAAACCAGATGCTATTACTTTTAGACCATGTTGAATTTGCTTATTGCTAATGGCAAGTGGCTTTTCAAATACTATATTGCTGTCTCATCTATGTAATAATTTCGTAAATAAATGCgcttgaatttgttggaatgcAATGGCTCATCACATTATATCATAACTCAATCTCCTCATTAGGTTTCAGTCTGTTTATGATGTACACAGCATGTGTCATCTACGCTTTCAATAAAAGCTATGAATACTTGATTTGTTTTCCTTTACCTTAATGCCATGTTCATTGTATCAACCTAATCAAAACCAAAACATATAGAATTCCAGGTAATccgaaattaattttattaggaaTGTCATTTTTGGAAATCCAGAATGTTGATATATAATCCATGgaatgaatgaaatgaagagagtaaaAATGAGGAGGCTAAGAGCTAGTGAATTTGGTGACGGCCTTGGTTCCCTCGGAGACAGCGTGTTTGGCGAGCTCGCCGGGCAGAACGAGCCTGACAGCGGTCTGGATCTCGCGCGAGGTGATGGTAGGCTTCTTGTTGTAGCGGGCGAGACGCGAGGACTCCATGGCAAGCTTCTCGAAGATGTCGTTGATGAAGCTGTTCATGATCCCCATGGCCTTGCTGGAGATGCCGATGTCCGGGTGCACCTGCTTTAGCACCTTGAATATGTAGATCTTGTACGTCTCCGTGCTCTtcttcaccttctt
This window contains:
- the LOC125207188 gene encoding uncharacterized protein LOC125207188 codes for the protein MNGSGGFNSSTATPNFDNLLLQSLMSRLQLRSPSPNPAPPSSAAKSLEDLLFSDLLLNLSESESDSEIDDSSSSSKTQLAKEESKLEKDIVRTILSGEIEKLKPNSGQAIAIGEHHICVGFQEETGSDYRVWEWHGHIMLFDEENGYTPEYIYGNYFERLGAPKRKLNKAVKMGSGGDDDREKDKVGNVGLKELIEGGNSGSGRVLHRNLNANSEPPRF
- the LOC125207189 gene encoding histone H2B.9-like: MAPKAEKKPATAEKKPPRPEKSVGAKEGGGEAGKKKKKVKKSTETYKIYIFKVLKQVHPDIGISSKAMGIMNSFINDIFEKLAMESSRLARYNKKPTITSREIQTAVRLVLPGELAKHAVSEGTKAVTKFTSS